One stretch of Clostridium sp. Marseille-P299 DNA includes these proteins:
- the mgrA gene encoding L-glyceraldehyde 3-phosphate reductase produces the protein MYLAKETRYETMKYRRCGKSGLKLPAFALGFWHNFGSVNNYDNMVEMVTTAFDLGITHFDLANNYGPKPGSAEENFGKILRDELKSYRDEMIISTKAGYYMWPGPYGDNGSRKYLISSLDQSLKRMGLDYVDIFYHHRPDKETPLEETMGALDSIVRSGKALYIGISNYGPEDTQRAIDILNDLGTPLLIHQPSYSMLNRWVEDGLTDVLDKNGVGSIAFSPLAQGLLTNKYANGIPSDSRAADTKSVFLNESSVTEAVVEKVKKLNVIAQNRGQSMTQLALAWVLRKERITCALIGASRPSQIIENVNTVKNLDFSEEELEQIEQILRS, from the coding sequence ATGTATTTAGCAAAAGAAACTCGTTATGAAACAATGAAATATCGCCGCTGCGGCAAGAGTGGCTTAAAACTTCCAGCATTTGCTTTAGGCTTTTGGCACAATTTTGGAAGTGTAAATAATTATGATAATATGGTTGAAATGGTAACGACAGCATTTGACCTAGGTATTACACATTTTGATTTAGCAAACAATTATGGTCCAAAACCTGGTTCAGCAGAAGAGAACTTTGGAAAAATTCTTCGTGACGAATTAAAAAGTTATAGAGATGAAATGATTATTTCTACAAAGGCTGGTTACTATATGTGGCCTGGCCCATATGGGGACAATGGAAGTAGAAAATACTTGATATCTAGTCTAGATCAGAGTTTAAAACGAATGGGTCTTGATTATGTAGATATATTTTATCATCACAGACCAGACAAAGAAACTCCCCTTGAAGAAACTATGGGAGCATTAGACTCAATCGTTCGTTCTGGAAAAGCCTTATATATAGGTATTTCAAATTATGGACCAGAGGATACACAAAGAGCTATTGATATATTAAACGACCTTGGTACACCATTATTAATTCACCAACCATCCTATTCTATGTTAAACCGTTGGGTGGAAGATGGTCTAACGGATGTATTAGATAAAAATGGGGTTGGTAGCATAGCTTTCAGTCCTCTTGCCCAAGGATTATTAACTAATAAATATGCCAATGGTATTCCATCGGATTCAAGAGCTGCAGATACAAAAAGCGTGTTCTTAAATGAATCTTCTGTTACAGAAGCAGTTGTTGAGAAGGTAAAAAAACTAAATGTTATCGCACAAAATCGTGGCCAATCAATGACACAACTAGCGCTTGCCTGGGTCCTACGAAAAGAACGTATTACTTGTGCACTCATTGGTGCAAGTAGACCTTCTCAAATTATAGAAAATGTAAACACAGTGAAGAATTTAGATTTTAGTGAAGAAGAATTAGAACAAATTGAACAAATCTTAAGAAGCTAA
- a CDS encoding zinc-ribbon domain-containing protein → MVCKVCGRTIANEEANFCEYCGASFRNGAENIYPEFQYQNTNNYQGNNQYSQNNTDHMQGNRAYGANPFQPGGNANASEMQGNVVEKPMTFGNWMMVMILPFIPMIGQIAYLAVLFMWAFGVKTPPTKKNWARATLVMLVVALFFVFALFGSASSLLSGLGTI, encoded by the coding sequence ATGGTTTGTAAAGTATGTGGAAGAACCATTGCAAATGAAGAAGCAAACTTCTGTGAGTATTGCGGGGCTTCTTTTCGTAATGGTGCAGAAAATATTTATCCAGAGTTTCAATATCAAAATACGAATAATTATCAAGGGAATAATCAATATAGCCAAAACAATACAGATCATATGCAAGGGAATAGAGCGTATGGAGCAAATCCATTTCAACCGGGAGGAAATGCGAATGCCTCAGAAATGCAAGGTAATGTTGTAGAAAAGCCAATGACATTCGGTAACTGGATGATGGTAATGATATTACCATTTATACCAATGATAGGGCAGATTGCATACTTAGCAGTACTGTTTATGTGGGCATTTGGAGTGAAAACTCCACCTACGAAAAAAAACTGGGCAAGAGCTACTTTAGTAATGCTTGTAGTAGCGTTGTTCTTTGTATTTGCATTGTTTGGATCAGCTTCAAGCCTTTTATCTGGCTTAGGCACCATTTAA
- a CDS encoding RnfABCDGE type electron transport complex subunit B: MMYVDLLMGTGALAISVKGIAMAAAVVSITGLIIGILLGVAAKVFHVEVDERELIVRELLPGNNCGGCGYAGCDGLAKAIAAGEAPVNGCPVASASIHDEIGKVMGKTATKADRKVAFVKCNGSCDKTEVKYNYYGITDCKQMAITPGGGDKACTYGCCGAGSCVRVCAFDAIHVINGVAVVDKEKCVACGKCVTECPKNLIEIVPAKAEHLVMCNSNDKGKDVNAVCNVGCIACSLCVKACEFDAVHVTDNLAKIDYDKCTNCGKCAEKCPRKIIA; the protein is encoded by the coding sequence ATGATGTATGTTGACCTCCTTATGGGAACCGGGGCTCTTGCAATTAGTGTAAAAGGGATTGCAATGGCAGCAGCAGTTGTTAGTATTACTGGACTTATCATAGGTATTTTACTAGGAGTTGCAGCAAAGGTTTTCCATGTTGAGGTAGATGAAAGAGAACTTATAGTTCGTGAATTATTACCTGGTAATAATTGTGGTGGTTGTGGTTATGCTGGCTGTGATGGTCTAGCAAAAGCAATTGCTGCTGGAGAAGCACCTGTGAATGGATGTCCAGTTGCTAGCGCAAGTATCCATGATGAAATTGGTAAAGTTATGGGTAAAACAGCTACAAAAGCTGATCGTAAAGTAGCTTTTGTAAAGTGTAATGGTAGCTGCGATAAAACAGAAGTTAAGTACAATTACTATGGAATTACTGATTGTAAACAAATGGCTATAACACCAGGCGGTGGTGATAAAGCATGTACTTATGGATGTTGTGGAGCAGGAAGCTGTGTTCGTGTTTGTGCCTTCGATGCTATCCATGTTATTAATGGTGTTGCTGTTGTTGATAAAGAAAAATGTGTCGCTTGCGGCAAATGCGTAACAGAATGTCCGAAGAATCTCATTGAGATTGTACCAGCGAAAGCGGAACATTTAGTAATGTGTAATTCCAATGATAAGGGTAAGGATGTTAATGCAGTATGTAACGTTGGTTGTATCGCTTGTTCTTTATGTGTTAAGGCATGTGAATTTGATGCTGTACACGTAACAGATAATCTTGCAAAAATTGATTATGATAAGTGTACAAACTGCGGTAAATGTGCAGAAAAATGTCCAAGAAAAATCATTGCTTAA
- the rsxA gene encoding electron transport complex subunit RsxA, which yields MKELLIVLIGAALVNNVVLSQFLGLCPFLGVSKKTETAAGMGGAVIFVITIASALCSLIYNFILVKTGLEYMNTIVFIIVIAALVQFIEMFLKKFSPGLYNALGVYLPLITTNCAVLGVALTNVQSDYGFVTSVVNGFGTAVGFTIAIVIMAGVRERIEYNDVTKSFQGSPIVLITAGLMSIAFFGFAGLL from the coding sequence ATGAAAGAATTACTTATCGTGCTCATAGGAGCTGCGCTTGTTAATAATGTCGTATTAAGTCAGTTCCTTGGCTTATGCCCATTCCTTGGCGTATCAAAAAAGACAGAAACTGCAGCGGGTATGGGAGGAGCTGTAATCTTCGTTATTACAATTGCCTCTGCATTATGTAGTTTGATTTATAATTTTATTTTAGTTAAGACAGGATTAGAATATATGAACACGATAGTGTTTATCATTGTAATCGCTGCATTAGTACAGTTTATAGAAATGTTCTTAAAGAAATTCAGTCCAGGACTTTACAATGCTCTTGGTGTTTATTTACCACTTATTACAACGAACTGTGCAGTTCTTGGTGTAGCTTTAACTAATGTACAGAGTGATTATGGATTTGTAACAAGTGTTGTGAATGGTTTTGGTACAGCAGTAGGGTTCACGATTGCCATTGTTATTATGGCAGGTGTTCGTGAGCGTATCGAATATAATGATGTGACAAAATCCTTTCAAGGTTCACCAATTGTATTAATCACAGCAGGTCTTATGTCAATTGCATTCTTTGGCTTTGCTGGATTATTATAG
- a CDS encoding electron transport complex subunit RsxE produces the protein MNKCLERLYNGIIKENPTFVLMLGMCPTLAVTTSAINGIGMGLTTAVVLVMSNMLISMLRKVIPDKVRMPAFIVVVASFVTIVQLLLEAYIPSLNDSLGIYIPLIVVNCIILGRAEAYASKNPVLPSIFDGLGMGLGFTLGLTSIGLFRELLGAGTIFSMKVTPSSYEPLSIFVLAPGAFFVLAMLTALQNKLKLKSATNGDAPMEDRLACGGNCSSCSGSVCSENHAILTKEKEEKAKLAAEAKKRAAAQVSTKNNSASSTDGNQE, from the coding sequence ATGAATAAGTGCTTAGAACGTTTATATAACGGTATTATTAAAGAAAATCCTACCTTTGTTTTAATGCTTGGTATGTGTCCAACCTTAGCTGTAACCACATCCGCAATCAACGGAATTGGTATGGGATTAACAACGGCAGTTGTACTTGTAATGAGTAATATGCTAATTTCAATGTTACGTAAAGTAATACCAGATAAAGTTAGAATGCCTGCATTTATTGTTGTAGTAGCATCCTTTGTTACAATCGTACAATTATTATTAGAGGCATACATTCCATCTTTAAATGATTCCTTGGGTATATACATCCCACTTATTGTAGTTAACTGTATTATTCTTGGTAGAGCAGAAGCATATGCTTCTAAAAATCCTGTATTACCATCAATCTTTGATGGTCTTGGTATGGGACTTGGATTTACTCTTGGGTTAACTTCCATTGGTTTATTCCGTGAATTGCTTGGTGCAGGAACTATCTTTAGTATGAAAGTTACTCCATCTAGCTATGAGCCACTATCAATCTTTGTACTTGCACCAGGAGCATTCTTTGTTCTTGCAATGTTAACAGCTCTTCAAAATAAATTGAAGTTAAAATCAGCTACCAATGGAGATGCTCCAATGGAAGATCGACTTGCTTGTGGTGGAAATTGTTCCAGTTGCAGTGGTAGCGTATGTAGCGAAAATCATGCGATTTTAACAAAAGAAAAAGAAGAGAAAGCGAAACTAGCAGCGGAAGCAAAAAAGAGAGCAGCTGCACAAGTAAGTACGAAGAATAACTCAGCATCATCCACAGACGGAAACCAAGAATAG
- a CDS encoding RnfABCDGE type electron transport complex subunit G: MQNKSSILKDAFALFMITLVAALALGFVNEITKDPIARQKAKAKSEAYQTVYQEASMVDVENEDIKSRVETSEQFLADQGITGATIDEAGIAKDANDNAIGYVMTITSKKGYGGDITFTMGYTADGMVTAIEILSMNETAGLGDRAKEDSFKGQFANKKVDSFNLTKSGAQAENDIDAISSATVTSTAVTDAVNAGIAFASDLLENKVGGVSHE, encoded by the coding sequence ATGCAAAATAAATCCTCGATATTAAAAGATGCATTTGCATTATTTATGATTACGTTAGTGGCAGCACTTGCACTAGGCTTTGTCAATGAAATTACAAAAGACCCAATTGCGAGACAAAAAGCAAAGGCAAAATCAGAAGCATATCAAACTGTTTACCAAGAAGCTTCCATGGTAGATGTTGAAAATGAAGATATTAAAAGCCGTGTTGAGACTTCTGAGCAATTTTTAGCAGATCAAGGAATTACCGGCGCAACAATTGATGAAGCCGGTATTGCAAAAGATGCAAATGATAATGCAATCGGCTATGTTATGACTATTACATCCAAAAAAGGGTATGGCGGTGATATCACATTTACAATGGGATATACTGCGGATGGAATGGTAACAGCAATTGAGATTCTATCCATGAATGAAACCGCTGGACTTGGTGATAGAGCCAAAGAAGATTCTTTTAAGGGTCAATTTGCTAATAAAAAAGTAGATTCGTTTAACCTTACAAAAAGTGGTGCGCAAGCAGAGAATGACATTGATGCAATTAGTTCAGCAACCGTTACAAGTACAGCGGTTACAGATGCTGTCAATGCAGGAATCGCATTTGCAAGTGATTTACTAGAAAATAAAGTAGGAGGGGTTTCACATGAATAA
- a CDS encoding RnfABCDGE type electron transport complex subunit D, which produces MKEMYNVSTSPHVRSGVTTAQIMRDVAIALMPASVFGVYQFGFSAFLVLLVSITTCVLSEYFYQKLMKKPYHPYECSALVTGLLLGMNLPSTVPLWIPVIGGVFAIIIVKELYGGLGQNFMNPALAARCFLLICFAGRMTTYTLDSASVAGVAKEGLYHFNYGAASIDGITGATPLAAMKAGESVNLFEMLFGFTGGVIGETSAIMILIGAIYLLYRRVISLRIPLTYIGTLAVFVLIFGGHGFDLSYVAAQVLGGGLLLGAFFMATDYSTSPITKMGQIVFGVCLGLLTGIFRIFGSSAEGVSYAIIFCNLLVPLIEKVTMPRAFGRGGKSYAK; this is translated from the coding sequence TTGAAAGAGATGTATAATGTCTCTACTTCGCCACACGTTAGAAGTGGAGTAACAACAGCACAGATTATGAGAGATGTAGCAATCGCATTGATGCCGGCAAGCGTTTTTGGGGTATATCAATTCGGATTTTCAGCATTTCTTGTTTTATTAGTATCTATAACAACTTGTGTGCTATCAGAATACTTTTATCAGAAATTAATGAAAAAGCCATATCACCCATATGAATGTTCTGCGTTGGTGACTGGTTTATTACTTGGAATGAATTTACCATCCACAGTACCACTTTGGATTCCTGTTATTGGTGGCGTGTTTGCAATCATTATTGTAAAAGAGTTATATGGTGGATTAGGTCAAAACTTTATGAATCCTGCACTTGCAGCTAGATGTTTCTTACTTATTTGTTTTGCAGGAAGAATGACAACATATACACTGGATTCTGCTTCAGTAGCAGGTGTTGCTAAGGAAGGATTATATCATTTCAATTATGGTGCAGCATCCATTGATGGAATCACAGGTGCAACACCATTAGCTGCAATGAAAGCTGGAGAAAGTGTTAATTTATTTGAGATGTTATTTGGATTTACCGGTGGAGTTATCGGTGAAACCAGTGCAATAATGATTTTAATTGGTGCCATTTATTTATTATACCGTAGAGTTATTTCATTACGAATTCCTCTTACTTATATTGGAACTTTAGCTGTTTTTGTTTTAATCTTTGGTGGACATGGATTTGATCTTTCCTATGTGGCAGCGCAAGTTCTTGGTGGTGGACTTTTACTAGGTGCATTTTTTATGGCAACGGATTATTCCACTAGTCCAATTACTAAAATGGGACAGATTGTATTTGGTGTGTGCCTTGGTTTATTAACAGGTATCTTCCGTATCTTTGGTTCTTCTGCAGAGGGTGTTAGTTATGCAATCATTTTCTGTAACCTACTAGTACCATTGATTGAAAAAGTAACAATGCCAAGAGCCTTTGGAAGAGGAGGTAAGAGTTATGCAAAATAA
- the rsxC gene encoding electron transport complex subunit RsxC, with translation MARGTFSGGIHPYDGKELSKDKPTKTLIPKNELVYPLEQHIGSPAKALVAKGDKVLVGQKIAEADDGISACVVSSVSGTVKVIEPRMTASGAKINSIVVENDNEYSTIDGFGEKRDYNKLSKKEIRNIIKEAGIVGMGGAGFPTHIKLTPQDDSKIEYVIINGAECEPFLTSDYRMMLEEPERIITGLNIILRLFENAQGIIAIEDNKPEAIQKLKTLAEKEPRITVKAVKTKYPQGGERPLIYAVTGRKINYSMLPADVGCIVNNVDTVISIALAVAESTPLIRRILTVSGDAVKDTGNFVVRTGMLYSELLDAVGGFLEKPKKLISGGPLMGTALYSLDIPVTKTSSALLAFKEDDVEDMPESPCIRCGRCVAVCPGNIVPKKMMEAAKRSDQDGFKKLYGLECCECGCCAYACPSGIRLTQAFKQMKRSINTEIKK, from the coding sequence ATGGCGAGAGGAACATTTTCAGGCGGAATCCATCCATATGATGGTAAGGAATTATCCAAAGACAAGCCTACGAAAACCTTGATACCAAAGAATGAATTGGTATATCCATTGGAACAGCATATTGGATCACCAGCGAAAGCTCTTGTTGCAAAAGGGGACAAGGTTTTAGTTGGACAAAAGATTGCAGAAGCTGATGATGGAATTTCAGCATGTGTTGTAAGTTCAGTATCTGGAACAGTAAAGGTAATTGAACCAAGAATGACTGCATCAGGGGCGAAGATTAATTCAATTGTTGTTGAAAATGATAATGAGTATTCAACCATTGATGGCTTTGGTGAGAAAAGAGATTACAATAAGCTTTCTAAAAAAGAAATAAGAAATATTATTAAGGAAGCTGGAATTGTTGGTATGGGTGGAGCTGGATTCCCAACTCATATTAAATTAACTCCACAGGATGATAGTAAGATCGAGTATGTTATCATCAATGGCGCTGAGTGTGAACCATTCTTAACAAGTGATTATCGAATGATGTTAGAGGAACCAGAACGAATAATTACCGGATTAAATATCATCTTACGTTTGTTTGAGAATGCTCAAGGAATTATTGCAATTGAAGATAACAAGCCAGAAGCAATTCAAAAACTAAAAACATTGGCAGAAAAGGAACCAAGAATTACAGTAAAAGCAGTGAAGACTAAATATCCACAAGGTGGAGAACGACCATTAATTTATGCTGTTACTGGACGCAAGATTAATTATTCTATGTTACCAGCAGATGTTGGTTGCATCGTGAATAATGTGGATACAGTGATTTCAATCGCTCTTGCTGTAGCAGAATCTACACCGCTAATTCGCAGAATTCTTACGGTTTCTGGAGATGCAGTAAAAGATACCGGAAATTTTGTTGTTCGCACTGGAATGCTTTATAGCGAGTTATTAGATGCGGTTGGTGGATTTTTAGAGAAACCAAAGAAATTGATTTCAGGTGGACCTTTAATGGGGACAGCCCTTTACTCCTTGGACATCCCAGTTACTAAAACATCCTCTGCTTTGCTTGCATTTAAAGAAGATGATGTTGAGGATATGCCAGAATCTCCATGTATCCGTTGTGGAAGATGTGTAGCAGTTTGCCCAGGAAACATTGTACCGAAAAAGATGATGGAAGCTGCGAAACGTTCTGATCAAGATGGTTTTAAGAAATTATACGGTTTAGAGTGCTGTGAATGTGGTTGCTGTGCTTATGCATGTCCTTCTGGAATTCGTCTAACACAGGCCTTTAAGCAGATGAAGCGAAGCATAAATACAGAAATTAAAAAGTAG
- the spoIIID gene encoding sporulation transcriptional regulator SpoIIID, producing MKGSNLFKHKQIEERAAEIAAYIIDNNATVRQTAKQFGISKSTVHKDVTERLLQINPSLAERARVVLDLNKSERHIRGGLATKEKYLHKDKGIQTY from the coding sequence ATGAAAGGCTCCAATTTGTTTAAGCATAAGCAAATCGAGGAACGTGCTGCGGAGATTGCTGCATATATTATAGATAATAATGCAACTGTAAGGCAAACCGCAAAGCAGTTCGGTATATCAAAGTCAACGGTACATAAAGACGTAACCGAACGATTATTACAAATCAATCCCTCTTTAGCAGAACGGGCACGTGTCGTTTTGGATTTGAATAAGTCAGAGAGACATATTAGAGGGGGATTAGCAACAAAAGAAAAATACCTACATAAAGATAAGGGGATTCAAACTTATTAA
- a CDS encoding superoxide dismutase yields MNISEQTYPFPFLPLPYPYNSLEPYISQETLHYHHDKHLKTYVDNLNHILSKYPQYQFLTLEELLSNLEILPGSIQIEVRNNAGGVFNHDLYFSSLKPNIMASKEENHRERSQNEVIIAYPGEVMSLPVLMKIIETYGSFYTFKDLMKGASTKQFGSGYAWLVLTPSNELAIISTNNQDTPLSFELIPLLLIDVWEHAYYLDQKNNRGAYVENIFHVINWDAVNHRYVNALQSVSP; encoded by the coding sequence ATGAACATATCTGAGCAAACATATCCTTTCCCTTTTCTCCCTCTACCATATCCTTATAATAGTTTAGAACCTTACATCAGCCAGGAAACCCTTCATTACCATCACGACAAACATCTAAAAACGTATGTGGATAATTTAAACCACATTCTCTCAAAATACCCTCAATATCAATTTTTAACATTAGAAGAACTATTATCAAATCTTGAAATACTTCCTGGTTCAATCCAAATTGAAGTTAGGAATAATGCAGGTGGCGTATTTAATCATGATCTTTATTTCTCTTCTCTAAAACCAAATATAATGGCTTCAAAAGAAGAGAACCACAGAGAACGTTCTCAAAACGAAGTCATAATTGCATATCCTGGTGAGGTTATGTCTCTACCAGTTTTAATGAAAATTATTGAAACATATGGTTCTTTCTATACATTTAAAGATTTGATGAAAGGTGCTTCTACAAAGCAATTTGGTTCTGGATATGCTTGGCTAGTTTTAACACCATCCAATGAACTTGCAATCATTTCAACAAACAATCAAGATACACCGTTATCCTTTGAATTAATTCCTCTATTATTAATAGACGTTTGGGAACATGCGTATTACTTGGATCAAAAAAATAATAGAGGAGCTTATGTTGAAAATATCTTTCATGTAATAAACTGGGATGCCGTAAACCACAGGTATGTCAATGCATTGCAGTCCGTATCCCCTTAA
- the tig gene encoding trigger factor, whose product MKKAKILSLGLCVALAFTACGKKGSEAATNVTLGKYKGVEVSVLPVEVTDEDMQTEIDYLLKSNPNFIEITDRKDVQDGDVVNIDYVGSIDGEKFEGGSAEDTLLTIGSNTFIDDFEEQLIGHTVGETVDVNVTFPENYSSTDLAGKDALFVVTINKIGKEEAAELTDEFVAANTSYKTVDEYKTSLKESLLEDAKSASDTQKEIDLVTAVIEASTFNNLSQEEIDQTVTDMNNYYESMATSAGLDYSLFKLYYFGMDEETFDTEIKKAAELQVKQKYILEAIAKEEGLTVSDDEYTTFLADYAKTYNYDSPEKFEEAYGKENVSKTILLDKALAVIKDNAVEVEATDDEAATTTPTAEPTAEPTPTTAS is encoded by the coding sequence ATGAAGAAAGCAAAAATACTTTCACTTGGTTTATGTGTTGCCTTAGCTTTCACAGCATGTGGTAAAAAAGGTTCTGAAGCTGCGACAAATGTGACACTAGGAAAATATAAGGGAGTAGAGGTTAGCGTACTTCCTGTTGAAGTTACCGATGAAGATATGCAGACAGAAATCGATTATTTATTAAAGAGTAATCCTAACTTTATCGAAATTACAGATAGAAAAGATGTTCAAGATGGAGACGTTGTAAATATCGACTATGTAGGCTCTATTGACGGTGAAAAGTTTGAAGGTGGTTCTGCAGAAGACACTCTTTTAACAATTGGTTCTAACACATTTATTGATGATTTTGAAGAACAATTAATTGGACATACTGTTGGTGAGACAGTAGATGTTAATGTAACTTTCCCAGAAAATTATAGTAGTACAGATTTAGCTGGTAAAGATGCGTTATTTGTTGTTACAATCAATAAGATTGGTAAAGAAGAAGCAGCTGAACTTACAGATGAATTTGTAGCAGCTAATACAAGTTATAAAACAGTGGATGAGTATAAGACATCATTAAAAGAGTCCTTACTTGAAGATGCAAAAAGTGCTTCCGATACACAAAAAGAAATTGATTTAGTAACAGCAGTTATTGAAGCATCTACATTTAATAATCTTTCACAAGAAGAAATTGATCAGACAGTAACTGATATGAATAATTATTATGAGTCAATGGCTACATCCGCTGGTCTTGATTATTCATTGTTTAAATTATATTATTTTGGTATGGATGAAGAAACATTCGATACTGAAATTAAAAAAGCAGCAGAATTACAAGTTAAGCAAAAATATATTTTAGAAGCGATTGCAAAAGAAGAAGGCTTAACAGTTAGTGATGATGAATATACTACATTTTTAGCGGATTACGCAAAAACTTACAACTATGATTCTCCAGAGAAATTTGAAGAAGCATATGGTAAAGAAAATGTTAGTAAGACAATCTTATTAGATAAAGCCTTAGCTGTTATTAAAGATAATGCAGTTGAAGTTGAAGCGACAGATGATGAAGCTGCAACAACAACACCAACAGCTGAGCCAACAGCTGAACCAACACCTACAACAGCAAGCTAG
- a CDS encoding glycoside hydrolase family 88/105 protein: protein MDMIVKYIDELLEKSTPERPMWNIEKLKSGAKSEWNYIDGCMIKAILEMYTITKEEKYLAFADAFIDYRVNEDGTIAGYSVEKYNIDDVNAGKTLFELYDLTGKEKYRKAIDLVYSQVQTQPRTKEGNFWHKKIYPNQIWLDGLYMGQPFYMEYETRFNNKKNYKDIFNQFFNVYELLRDKETGLYYHAYDSSREMFWCDKETGLSKNFWLRAIGWYSMALLDTLDKCDPVGYEEEYEKLKKIFLELMESMLKFQDESGMWYQVVNMGGREKNYLETSGSAIMAYALLKGVRLNFLPESYREFGKKAMDGICDKYLNTEEGKMSLGGICLVAGLGGPDMRDGTYEYYMSEPIVQDDAKGVGPFLLAYTELLRLKK from the coding sequence ATGGACATGATTGTGAAGTATATCGACGAATTGTTAGAAAAAAGTACACCAGAGCGTCCAATGTGGAACATTGAGAAATTAAAATCTGGAGCAAAATCTGAATGGAATTACATCGATGGATGTATGATTAAAGCAATTCTTGAAATGTATACAATTACTAAGGAAGAAAAATACTTAGCATTTGCGGATGCATTTATTGATTACCGTGTGAATGAAGATGGAACAATTGCAGGTTATTCTGTTGAAAAATATAATATTGACGATGTGAACGCAGGTAAAACTTTATTTGAGCTTTATGATTTAACAGGAAAAGAAAAGTATCGTAAGGCAATTGATTTGGTTTATTCACAAGTGCAAACACAACCAAGAACAAAAGAAGGAAACTTCTGGCACAAAAAGATTTACCCTAATCAGATATGGCTTGACGGGCTTTATATGGGACAACCATTTTATATGGAATATGAAACTCGTTTTAACAATAAAAAGAATTATAAAGATATTTTCAACCAATTTTTTAATGTTTACGAGCTTTTAAGAGATAAAGAAACTGGATTATATTATCATGCTTACGATTCTTCAAGAGAAATGTTTTGGTGTGATAAAGAAACAGGATTATCTAAGAACTTTTGGTTAAGAGCAATTGGTTGGTATTCTATGGCTTTATTAGATACACTAGATAAATGTGATCCTGTTGGTTATGAGGAAGAATATGAAAAATTAAAGAAAATTTTCCTTGAATTAATGGAATCTATGTTAAAATTCCAAGATGAAAGTGGTATGTGGTATCAAGTTGTAAACATGGGTGGACGTGAGAAAAACTACCTTGAAACTAGTGGTAGTGCAATTATGGCATACGCTTTATTAAAGGGCGTTCGTCTAAACTTTTTACCAGAAAGCTACCGTGAATTTGGTAAAAAAGCAATGGATGGTATCTGTGACAAATACCTAAATACAGAAGAAGGCAAGATGAGTCTTGGTGGAATATGTTTAGTAGCAGGACTTGGTGGACCAGATATGAGAGATGGTACTTATGAATATTACATGTCTGAGCCAATCGTTCAAGATGATGCAAAAGGTGTTGGACCTTTCTTACTTGCTTATACAGAATTACTTCGTTTAAAGAAATAA